In one window of Falco cherrug isolate bFalChe1 chromosome 10, bFalChe1.pri, whole genome shotgun sequence DNA:
- the GPX2 gene encoding glutathione peroxidase 2: MTVPIAKSFYDLSATSLQGEKVDFNVFRGRVVLIENVASLUGTTVRDYTQLNQLQARYPRRLVVLGFPCNQFGYQENGTNEEILNSLKHVRPGGGFEPNFTLFQKCQVNGQDTHPVFAYLKAHLPAPADEATHLMAEPRFLTWSPVRRSDISWNFEKFLVGPEGEPFRRYSPRTPTAQLEPDIQRLLKLAK, from the exons ATGACCGTCCCCATTGCCAAGTCCTTCTACGACCTGAGTGCCACCTCCTTGCAGGGGGAGAAGGTGGACTTCAACGTCTTCCGCGGCCGCGTGGTCCTCATCGAGAACGTGGCATCCCTCTGAGGCACTACGGTGCGGGACTACACCCAGCTCAACCAGCTGCAAGCCCGCTATCCCCGGCGGCTGGTCGTGCTGGGCTTCCCCTGCAACCAATTTGGCTACCAG GAGAACGGCACCAACGAGGAGATCCTCAACAGCCTGAAGCACGTGCGGCCAGGGGGTGGCTTCGAGCCCAACTTCACCCTCTTCCAGAAGTGCCAGGTGAACGGGCAGGACACCCACCCCGTCTTCGCCTACCTGAAGGCTCACCTGCCCGCGCCAGCCGACGAGGCAACGCACCTGATGGCTGAGCCCCGCTTCCTCACCTGGAGTCCCGTGCGGCGCTCTGACATCTCCTGGAACTTTGAGAAGTTCCTGGTGGGTCCCGAGGGGGAACCTTTCCGGCGCTACAGCCCCCGCACGCCCACCGCCCAGCTGGAGCCCGACATCCAGCGCCTCCTCAAGCTGGCCAAGTAG
- the RAB15 gene encoding ras-related protein Rab-15 isoform X5, whose protein sequence is MKTIEVDGIKVRIQIWDTAGQERYQTITKQYYRRAQGIFLVYDISSERSYQHIVKWASDVDEYAPDGVQKILIGNKADEEHKRQVAKEQGLQLAREYGMDFYETSACSNLNIKESFTRLTELVLQAHRKELEGLRAPPPRPRPGPPGGG, encoded by the exons ATGAAGACCATCGAAGTGGATGGCATTAAGGTGCGGATACAGATCTG GGACACGGCAGGCCAGGAGCGGTACCAGACCATCACCAAGCAGTACTACCGGCGGGCACAG GGCATCTTCCTGGTGTATGACATCAGCAGCGAGCGTTCCTACCAGCACATCGTGAAGTGGGCCAGCGACGTGGATGAG TACGCGCCTGATGGCGTCCAGAAAATCCTCATTGGGAACAAGGCGGACGAGGAGCACAAGAGGCAAGTGGCCAAAGagcaagggctgcag CTGGCCAGGGAGTATGGGATGGACTTCTACGAGACCAGCGCCTGCAGCAACCTCAACATcaaggag TCCTTCACACGGCTGAcggagctggtgctgcaggcgCACCGCAAGGAACTGGAGGGGCTGCgggccccccccccgcgcccccgccctGGCCCGCCTGGAGGAGGAtga